One stretch of Streptomyces sp. NBC_01142 DNA includes these proteins:
- the aspS gene encoding aspartate--tRNA ligase, which translates to MHRYRSHTCGELRASDVSADVRLSGWLHNRRDLGGILFIDLRDHYGITQLVARPGTPAYEALDKVNKESVVRVDGKVVSRGAENINPELPTGEIEVEVSAVELLGAAQQLPFQINTDDGVGEERRLEYRFLDLRRERMHRNIMLRTAVISAIRHKMTALGFNEMATPILTATSPEGARDFVVPSRLNPGKFYALPQAPQQFKQLLMISGFDRYFQIAPCFRDEDARADRSPGEFYQLDVEMSFVEQEDVFQPIEKLMTELFEEFGNGRHVTSPFPRIPFRESMLKYGNDKPDLRARLELVDISDVFEGSEFKAFAGKHVRALPVPDTAAQSRKFFDGLGDFAVEHGAKGLAWVRVGEDGGLTGPIAKFLTEENIKVLTERLSLAPGHAIFFGAGEFDEVSKIMGAVRVEAAKRAGHFEEGVFRFCWIVDFPMYEKDEETGKIDFSHNPFSMPQGGLEALETQDPLDILGWQYDIVCNGVELSSGAIRNHEPELMFKAFEIAGYSRETVEHEFSGMLRAFQFGAPPHGGIAPGIDRIVMLLADEPNIRETIAFPLNGNAQDLMMGAPTELDESRLRELNVALRKPVAKSGE; encoded by the coding sequence ATGCATCGGTACAGGTCCCACACCTGCGGCGAGCTCCGCGCCTCTGACGTCTCCGCCGACGTCCGGCTGAGCGGCTGGCTGCACAATCGCCGAGACCTGGGTGGCATCCTCTTCATCGATCTGCGCGACCACTACGGCATCACGCAGCTCGTCGCCCGCCCCGGCACCCCCGCCTACGAGGCCCTCGACAAGGTCAACAAGGAGTCGGTGGTCCGCGTCGACGGCAAGGTCGTCTCGCGTGGTGCCGAGAACATCAACCCCGAGCTGCCCACCGGCGAGATCGAGGTCGAGGTCTCGGCGGTCGAGCTGCTCGGCGCCGCGCAGCAGCTGCCGTTCCAGATCAACACGGACGACGGGGTGGGCGAGGAGCGGCGTCTGGAGTACCGCTTCCTCGACCTGCGCCGCGAGCGCATGCACCGCAACATCATGCTGCGTACGGCCGTCATCTCTGCCATCCGTCACAAGATGACCGCGCTCGGCTTCAACGAGATGGCGACCCCGATCCTCACCGCGACCTCTCCCGAGGGCGCGCGCGACTTCGTGGTCCCCTCCCGGTTGAACCCCGGCAAGTTCTACGCGCTGCCGCAGGCTCCGCAGCAGTTCAAGCAGCTGCTGATGATCTCCGGCTTCGACCGCTACTTCCAGATCGCGCCCTGCTTCCGCGACGAGGACGCCCGCGCCGACCGCTCGCCGGGCGAGTTCTACCAGCTCGACGTCGAGATGAGCTTCGTCGAGCAGGAGGACGTCTTCCAGCCGATCGAGAAGCTGATGACCGAGCTCTTCGAGGAGTTCGGCAACGGCCGCCACGTCACCTCGCCCTTCCCCCGGATCCCGTTCCGCGAGTCGATGCTGAAGTACGGCAACGACAAGCCGGACCTGCGCGCCCGGCTGGAGCTCGTCGACATCTCGGACGTCTTCGAGGGCTCGGAGTTCAAGGCCTTCGCCGGCAAGCACGTCCGCGCGCTGCCGGTGCCGGACACCGCCGCCCAGTCGCGGAAGTTCTTCGACGGCCTCGGCGACTTCGCCGTCGAGCACGGCGCCAAGGGCCTGGCTTGGGTGCGTGTCGGTGAGGACGGCGGTCTGACCGGACCGATCGCCAAGTTCCTCACCGAGGAGAACATCAAGGTCCTCACCGAGCGCCTCTCCCTCGCGCCCGGCCACGCGATCTTCTTCGGTGCCGGCGAGTTCGACGAGGTCTCCAAGATCATGGGCGCGGTCCGCGTCGAGGCCGCCAAGCGCGCCGGCCACTTCGAGGAGGGCGTCTTCCGGTTCTGCTGGATCGTCGACTTCCCGATGTACGAGAAGGACGAGGAGACCGGCAAGATCGACTTCTCGCACAACCCCTTCTCGATGCCTCAGGGCGGCCTCGAGGCCCTGGAGACCCAGGACCCGCTGGACATCCTCGGCTGGCAGTACGACATCGTCTGCAACGGCGTCGAGCTGTCCTCCGGCGCGATCCGGAACCACGAGCCCGAGCTCATGTTCAAGGCGTTCGAGATCGCCGGGTACTCCAGGGAGACCGTGGAGCACGAGTTCTCGGGCATGCTCCGCGCCTTCCAGTTCGGTGCCCCGCCGCACGGCGGCATCGCCCCGGGCATCGACCGCATCGTGATGCTGCTGGCCGACGAGCCGAACATCCGCGAGACGATCGCCTTCCCGCTCAACGGCAACGCGCAGGACCTGATGATGGGCGCGCCGACCGAGCTGGACGAGTCCCGGCTGCGCGAGCTGAATGTCGCGCTGCGCAAGCCGGTCGCCAAGTCCGGCGAGTGA
- a CDS encoding AI-2E family transporter yields MQTQKPLLPDAARRAAAWCVVALLLTGVAAVGIWLCVTFQAAVTPVLLAVLGTGLLGPMHQRLVRMGMNRSLAAGLTCAAVVAVAGGTTYIVVGALSDTGDQIIASLRQAAKDLAEHFGAAGTSLEDLAANSKDLLGTFGGTAASGVISGLSVVGEVIGTTVLALLLMFFFLRDSDRAVGTLRSLVPHATGDVVEAMGRRAFEAVEGFMRGTTFIALIDAVCITTGLLILRVPGAVGLGALVFIGAYIPYLGAFISGAVAVLVALADRGVVIALWALGVVLAVQVLEGYVLQPVIQSRTVQMHPAVVMLAITAGAAVAGILGMLLAVPLTAAAFGIIGELRRRYAAGTEAAGP; encoded by the coding sequence GTGCAGACACAGAAGCCGCTCCTGCCCGATGCGGCCCGGCGGGCCGCCGCCTGGTGTGTCGTGGCGTTGCTTCTCACCGGCGTGGCTGCCGTCGGGATCTGGCTCTGCGTCACCTTTCAGGCCGCCGTCACGCCCGTGCTCCTGGCAGTGCTCGGGACCGGGCTCCTCGGGCCGATGCACCAGCGGCTCGTCAGGATGGGGATGAACCGGTCGCTCGCCGCCGGGCTGACCTGTGCCGCCGTGGTCGCCGTCGCCGGGGGGACCACGTACATCGTCGTCGGCGCGCTGAGCGACACCGGCGACCAGATCATCGCCTCGTTGCGGCAGGCCGCCAAGGATCTCGCCGAGCACTTCGGAGCCGCCGGGACCTCCCTGGAGGACCTCGCGGCCAATTCCAAGGATCTGCTCGGCACGTTCGGCGGGACCGCCGCGTCCGGGGTGATCAGCGGGCTGAGCGTCGTGGGCGAGGTGATCGGCACCACCGTGCTCGCCCTGTTGCTCATGTTTTTCTTTCTGCGGGACTCGGACAGAGCTGTGGGCACCCTCAGATCCCTCGTGCCGCACGCCACCGGGGACGTCGTCGAAGCCATGGGGCGCCGCGCCTTCGAGGCCGTCGAGGGATTCATGCGCGGGACCACGTTCATCGCCCTCATCGATGCCGTCTGCATCACCACCGGGCTGCTCATCCTGCGCGTCCCCGGCGCCGTCGGGCTCGGGGCGCTCGTCTTCATCGGGGCGTACATCCCGTACCTCGGCGCCTTCATCTCCGGAGCCGTCGCCGTCCTTGTCGCGCTCGCCGACCGCGGGGTCGTGATCGCGCTCTGGGCGCTGGGTGTGGTTCTCGCGGTGCAGGTGCTGGAGGGGTATGTGCTCCAGCCCGTGATCCAGAGCCGCACCGTCCAGATGCACCCGGCCGTCGTGATGCTGGCGATCACCGCGGGGGCGGCCGTCGCCGGGATTCTCGGCATGCTGCTCGCCGTACCGCTCACCGCCGCGGCCTTCGGCATCATCGGCGAGCTGCGGAGGCGTTACGCCGCCGGCACCGAGGCCGCCGGCCCGTAG
- a CDS encoding DUF4097 family beta strand repeat-containing protein: MQKFDTPTPVTAVLDIPAGHIRFIAADRADTTVEILPADASKSRDVKAAEQIEVAYGDGVLRIETPAAANRILGSSGSVEVTVQLPAGSRIEAKASSAELRGVGRLGDVTFEGAHGSIKLDEAASARLTLLAGDVSVGRLSGPAEINTQKGDIHIAEAVRGTVALRTEHGEISVGAARGASASLDAGTTYGRIHNTLKNTDGGAAGLNIHATTAYGSITARSL; the protein is encoded by the coding sequence ATGCAGAAGTTCGACACCCCCACCCCGGTGACCGCCGTCCTCGACATCCCCGCGGGACACATCCGGTTCATCGCCGCCGACCGGGCCGACACCACGGTCGAGATCCTGCCCGCGGACGCCTCGAAGAGCCGCGACGTGAAGGCGGCGGAGCAGATCGAGGTCGCATACGGCGACGGCGTCCTGCGGATCGAGACCCCGGCGGCGGCGAACCGGATCCTCGGCAGCTCCGGATCCGTCGAGGTGACGGTCCAGCTGCCCGCCGGCTCCCGCATCGAGGCGAAGGCGTCCAGCGCCGAGCTCCGGGGCGTCGGACGGCTCGGCGACGTCACCTTCGAGGGCGCGCACGGCTCGATCAAGCTCGACGAGGCCGCGAGTGCCCGCCTCACCCTCCTCGCCGGCGACGTCTCGGTCGGCCGCCTGAGCGGCCCCGCAGAGATCAACACCCAAAAGGGCGACATCCACATCGCCGAGGCCGTGCGCGGCACGGTCGCGCTGCGCACCGAGCACGGCGAGATCTCGGTCGGCGCCGCCCGCGGAGCCTCCGCCTCCCTGGACGCCGGCACCACCTACGGCCGGATCCACAACACGCTCAAGAACACCGACGGCGGCGCCGCCGGCCTGAACATCCACGCGACCACCGCCTACGGCAGCATCACCGCCCGCAGCCTCTGA
- a CDS encoding helix-turn-helix domain-containing protein produces MPGGRLTQQERQQIALGLADGLAYAEIARRLDRPTSTITREVMRNDGPTAYRADLAHRATERRAHRRRQTAPRGPQAPPQAHGRDAEAVREYEETFTTVLMQSGVPKMMARVLACLCTSDAGSLTASELVQRLQVSPASISKAIAFLESQGLIRRERDERRRERYIVDDDVWYQSMMASARSTAQLVDTARQGVTVLGPGTPAAARLENIARFLDFVSESIARAADQAREILHTKPEATSGGTAEPSSDRG; encoded by the coding sequence ATGCCGGGAGGCAGACTCACCCAGCAGGAACGCCAGCAGATCGCGCTGGGACTGGCCGACGGCCTCGCCTACGCGGAGATCGCCAGACGCCTCGACCGCCCGACCTCGACGATCACGCGCGAGGTGATGCGCAACGACGGCCCCACCGCCTACCGTGCCGACCTGGCCCACCGCGCCACCGAACGCCGCGCCCACCGGCGCAGGCAGACGGCGCCCCGAGGGCCTCAGGCGCCCCCGCAGGCCCACGGACGCGACGCCGAGGCGGTGCGCGAGTACGAGGAGACGTTCACCACCGTCCTCATGCAATCGGGCGTGCCCAAGATGATGGCCCGGGTGCTGGCCTGCCTCTGCACCAGCGACGCGGGCAGCCTCACCGCGTCCGAACTCGTTCAGCGCCTCCAGGTCAGCCCGGCGTCCATCTCCAAAGCGATCGCGTTCCTCGAGAGTCAGGGCCTCATCCGCCGGGAACGCGACGAACGCCGCCGCGAGCGCTACATCGTCGACGACGACGTCTGGTACCAATCCATGATGGCCAGCGCCCGGTCCACCGCCCAGCTCGTCGACACCGCGCGGCAGGGCGTCACCGTCCTCGGCCCCGGCACCCCGGCCGCCGCCCGCCTCGAGAACATCGCCCGCTTCCTCGACTTCGTCTCCGAGAGCATCGCCCGCGCCGCGGACCAGGCCCGCGAAATCCTCCACACGAAACCCGAGGCGACCTCAGGCGGCACTGCCGAGCCGAGTTCAGATCGCGGATAG
- a CDS encoding cell wall metabolism sensor histidine kinase WalK: MIGPGSTIRTRIALVYGGVFLVLGACLLGIVNLLSRAGTENEAAAIAARVEPALPVTSVRVLEPVTAYQLTANVRDAASQQMLMWSSFALLATALCAVAVGWWTAGRVLRPVHAMTAKARRLSEETLLGVPPDGVWGRIAAKGPDDELKELGDTIDALLARLETAFDSQRRFIANASHELRTPLATQRAAIQVGLDETATADELARTRTVLLDNNRRSERLIDGLLLLVLARSERGLAEREDVDLGEVVAEEAARHEVKAAVGRGGGVVRGNRLLLAQLVGNLLTNAVAYNVPDGTVDVSVEDGVLSVRNTGPVVAAEDVPGLFEPFRRGEGRDRMGPGAGLGLSIVRSIAEAHGGTVTAEPGPEGGLAVTVSLPALHTLHTLPAA, from the coding sequence GTGATCGGGCCGGGGTCGACGATCCGTACCCGGATCGCGCTCGTCTACGGCGGGGTCTTCCTGGTCCTCGGCGCGTGTCTGCTGGGCATCGTCAATCTGTTGTCGCGCGCCGGTACGGAGAACGAGGCCGCGGCGATCGCGGCGCGCGTCGAGCCCGCCCTGCCGGTGACATCGGTACGGGTGCTCGAGCCGGTCACCGCGTACCAGCTGACCGCGAACGTACGGGACGCCGCGTCGCAGCAGATGCTGATGTGGTCGTCGTTCGCGCTGCTCGCGACGGCGCTGTGCGCGGTCGCGGTGGGCTGGTGGACGGCGGGGCGGGTGCTGCGGCCGGTGCACGCGATGACGGCGAAGGCGCGGCGGCTGTCCGAGGAGACGCTGCTGGGGGTCCCCCCGGACGGAGTCTGGGGGAGGATCGCGGCGAAGGGACCCGACGACGAGCTGAAGGAGCTCGGCGACACGATCGACGCGCTCCTCGCACGGCTGGAGACCGCCTTCGACAGCCAGCGGCGGTTCATCGCGAACGCCTCGCACGAGCTGCGGACGCCGCTTGCGACGCAGCGCGCGGCGATCCAGGTGGGGCTGGACGAGACGGCTACGGCGGACGAACTGGCCCGTACGAGAACGGTGCTGCTCGACAACAACCGGCGCAGCGAGCGGCTCATCGACGGGCTGCTGCTGCTGGTGCTGGCGCGCAGCGAGCGGGGGCTGGCGGAGCGGGAGGACGTCGACCTGGGGGAGGTCGTGGCGGAGGAGGCGGCGCGCCACGAGGTGAAGGCCGCGGTCGGCCGAGGCGGCGGGGTGGTGCGGGGGAACCGGCTGCTGCTGGCCCAGCTGGTGGGCAACCTGCTCACCAACGCGGTGGCGTACAACGTGCCGGACGGGACGGTCGACGTGTCCGTCGAGGACGGGGTCCTGTCGGTGCGGAACACCGGGCCGGTCGTCGCGGCGGAGGATGTCCCGGGGCTGTTCGAGCCGTTCAGGCGGGGCGAGGGCCGCGACCGGATGGGGCCGGGGGCGGGGCTCGGTCTGTCGATCGTCCGCTCGATAGCGGAGGCGCACGGTGGCACGGTGACGGCCGAGCCGGGCCCTGAGGGCGGCTTGGCCGTCACCGTTTCACTGCCTGCGCTGCATACCCTGCATACGCTGCCTGCGGCTTAG
- a CDS encoding L,D-transpeptidase family protein — MSLRTGPCPAVALAVAGLLLTGCSGDTGKAAPAPSKRSADATESGPTGQSGPEAEIVQAQEIPSLGALTRSRISAATQQAVVVTGEAPDSNRATAVLYERVPTYGWQAVSTPWPAHNALRGWTDDHWEGDLRSPIGVFDLTDAGGLLPDPGTRLPYDHGAAFTAGGTGFEGEPLAGSFDHVVAINYNREPGTTPLHWYRPLGSAKGGGIWIHVDHGGPTQGCVSLTRDRMTELLGWLDPAKRPVVVMGDVTSLGR; from the coding sequence ATGTCCCTCCGCACAGGACCTTGCCCGGCGGTGGCACTGGCCGTCGCCGGTCTGCTGCTCACCGGCTGCTCGGGCGATACCGGCAAGGCGGCACCCGCGCCCTCAAAGAGATCCGCGGACGCCACCGAGTCGGGCCCCACCGGGCAGTCCGGCCCCGAGGCAGAGATCGTCCAGGCGCAGGAGATTCCCTCTCTCGGCGCCCTCACCAGAAGCCGGATCAGCGCCGCGACCCAGCAGGCGGTCGTGGTGACCGGCGAGGCCCCGGACTCCAACCGGGCCACCGCGGTGCTCTACGAACGCGTCCCCACGTACGGCTGGCAGGCCGTCTCCACTCCCTGGCCCGCGCACAACGCCCTGCGCGGCTGGACCGACGACCACTGGGAGGGCGACCTCCGCTCGCCGATCGGCGTGTTCGACCTCACCGACGCGGGCGGCCTGCTGCCCGACCCGGGCACCAGGCTCCCGTACGACCACGGTGCCGCCTTCACCGCGGGCGGCACGGGCTTCGAGGGCGAACCGCTCGCCGGGTCCTTCGACCATGTGGTGGCCATCAACTACAACCGCGAGCCCGGCACCACTCCCCTGCACTGGTACCGCCCGCTCGGCTCGGCCAAGGGAGGCGGCATCTGGATCCACGTGGACCACGGCGGGCCGACCCAGGGCTGCGTCTCGCTCACGCGGGACCGGATGACGGAGCTGCTGGGGTGGCTGGACCCGGCGAAGCGGCCGGTGGTGGTGATGGGGGACGTGACGTCGCTGGGCAGGTGA
- a CDS encoding intradiol ring-cleavage dioxygenase, giving the protein MTETQGQGPHGPAPERDMTRRRFVVAGGAAVVAVGAGGAVVTTASAGQGPGRQPVASREVCYRLTSEATEGPYYIDADKIRKDITEDREGIPTTLRLKVIDSGTCKPLRGAAVDVWHCDALGLYSGYERLSTGGRGGGGHQEPADGKRYLRGTQLTDRNGFVEFRTVFPGWYPGRCVHIHTKVNVGGRLTSAGYEGGHTCHTGQLFFAEEAVLDCAKVAPYRTGTTQRTTLDEDRFYRGTGAQGGLLALEYKKGRRIAEGVRASLTLGVAPNETHDGTS; this is encoded by the coding sequence ATGACTGAAACGCAAGGACAGGGCCCCCACGGGCCCGCTCCCGAACGGGACATGACCCGGCGCCGGTTCGTCGTCGCGGGCGGTGCGGCCGTGGTGGCGGTCGGGGCCGGCGGGGCGGTGGTGACCACTGCTTCGGCCGGGCAGGGCCCGGGCAGGCAGCCCGTCGCGTCGCGTGAGGTGTGTTACCGGCTCACCTCGGAGGCCACCGAGGGGCCGTACTACATCGACGCGGACAAGATCCGGAAGGACATCACCGAGGACCGGGAGGGCATCCCCACGACCCTCCGGCTCAAGGTGATCGACAGCGGTACCTGCAAGCCGCTCCGCGGCGCTGCCGTCGACGTCTGGCACTGCGATGCGCTGGGGCTCTACTCCGGGTACGAGCGTCTGAGCACCGGCGGCAGGGGCGGTGGCGGGCACCAGGAGCCCGCCGACGGCAAGCGCTATCTGCGCGGCACCCAGCTGACCGACCGGAACGGGTTCGTGGAGTTCAGGACGGTCTTCCCCGGCTGGTATCCCGGTCGCTGTGTGCACATCCACACCAAGGTCAACGTGGGCGGCAGGCTCACGAGTGCCGGCTACGAGGGCGGGCACACCTGCCACACCGGCCAGCTCTTCTTCGCCGAGGAGGCGGTGCTCGACTGCGCCAAGGTCGCGCCGTACCGCACCGGCACCACACAGCGGACGACCCTGGACGAGGACCGCTTCTACCGCGGCACCGGGGCCCAGGGCGGCCTGCTCGCCCTGGAGTACAAGAAGGGCCGCCGCATCGCCGAGGGTGTGCGGGCCTCGCTCACGCTCGGCGTCGCTCCGAACGAGACGCACGACGGCACGAGCTGA
- a CDS encoding response regulator transcription factor yields MRVLVAEDEKELAELVATGLRRAGFAVDTVYSGDAALAYLGLHDYDVVVLDRDLPRVHGDEVARELVASAARTRILMLTASASMEDRVEGLDLGADDYLGKPFEFPELISRVRALRRRSARPVPPLLERHGVRLDTVRRIVTRDGRDLELSPKEFSVLQILLEADGATVSAEELLERAWDAHADPFTGAVRVCMSKLRGKLGEPALIRTVQGVGYVL; encoded by the coding sequence ATGCGGGTACTGGTCGCCGAGGACGAGAAAGAACTGGCCGAGCTGGTCGCCACGGGGCTGCGGCGGGCCGGATTCGCCGTCGACACGGTCTACAGCGGTGACGCGGCGCTGGCGTATCTGGGGCTGCACGACTACGACGTCGTCGTCCTCGACCGCGATCTGCCGCGCGTCCACGGGGACGAGGTGGCCCGCGAACTGGTCGCCTCCGCGGCCCGTACCCGGATTCTGATGCTGACCGCGTCGGCGTCCATGGAGGACCGGGTGGAGGGCCTGGACCTGGGCGCGGACGACTATCTGGGCAAGCCCTTCGAGTTCCCCGAGCTGATCTCCCGGGTACGGGCGCTGCGGCGGCGCAGTGCCAGGCCGGTGCCGCCGCTGCTGGAGCGGCACGGAGTGCGGCTGGACACGGTGCGGCGGATCGTGACGCGGGACGGGCGCGATCTCGAACTGTCCCCGAAGGAGTTCTCTGTGCTCCAGATCCTGCTGGAGGCGGACGGCGCGACGGTCTCGGCGGAGGAGCTGCTCGAGCGTGCCTGGGACGCGCATGCGGATCCGTTCACGGGCGCGGTACGGGTCTGTATGAGCAAGCTGCGCGGCAAGCTCGGGGAGCCGGCGCTGATCCGTACGGTGCAGGGCGTGGGGTACGTGCTGTGA